A window from Aeromonas rivipollensis encodes these proteins:
- a CDS encoding sulfate ABC transporter substrate-binding protein, translated as MKLRMTALTLLSLLALGQANAAEVRLLNVSYDPTRELFQEYNSAFAKEWKAKTGDDVVVSQSHGGSGKQARAVVDGLEADVVSLALAYDVDAVAKAGLTASDWEGRLANNASPYTSTIVFLVRKGNPKQIKDWGDLVRKDVAIVTPNPKTSGGARWNYLAAWGYALKKSGTEEGARQFVGDLFKNVKVLDSGARGATTSFIERGLGDVLLAWENEALLVLNQPGTSDKFELVVPSVSILAEPPVAVVDKVAKKHGTEAVAKGYLDYLYSDEGQRIIAKYHYRPSNPAILKETAAQFPQLALFTVKDLEGDWDKAQKKHFAQGGLFDQIYQPGR; from the coding sequence ATGAAATTGCGAATGACCGCCCTGACCCTGCTCTCTCTGCTGGCACTCGGCCAGGCCAATGCGGCCGAGGTGCGCCTGCTCAACGTCTCTTATGATCCGACCCGCGAGCTGTTCCAGGAATACAACAGCGCCTTTGCCAAGGAGTGGAAGGCCAAGACGGGCGATGATGTGGTGGTAAGCCAGTCACACGGTGGCTCCGGCAAGCAGGCGCGTGCCGTGGTGGACGGCCTGGAGGCTGACGTGGTGTCCCTGGCGCTGGCCTATGATGTCGATGCCGTGGCCAAGGCGGGTCTTACCGCCAGCGATTGGGAGGGGCGCCTTGCCAACAATGCGTCTCCCTATACCTCCACCATCGTCTTCCTGGTGCGCAAGGGTAACCCCAAGCAGATCAAGGACTGGGGCGATCTGGTTCGCAAGGATGTCGCCATCGTGACTCCCAACCCCAAGACCTCCGGCGGTGCGCGCTGGAATTACCTGGCTGCCTGGGGCTATGCCCTGAAGAAGAGCGGCACTGAAGAGGGGGCCAGGCAGTTTGTCGGCGATCTGTTCAAGAACGTGAAGGTGCTGGATTCCGGCGCCCGGGGCGCCACCACCAGCTTCATCGAGCGAGGCCTCGGCGACGTCTTGCTGGCCTGGGAGAACGAAGCCCTGCTGGTGCTGAATCAGCCGGGGACCAGCGACAAGTTCGAGCTCGTGGTGCCCTCGGTCTCCATCCTGGCCGAACCCCCCGTTGCCGTGGTGGACAAGGTAGCCAAGAAGCACGGCACCGAAGCGGTCGCCAAGGGCTACCTTGACTACCTCTATTCCGACGAGGGACAGCGGATCATCGCCAAGTACCACTATCGCCCGAGCAACCCGGCGATCCTCAAGGAGACGGCGGCCCAGTTCCCGCAGCTGGCGCTCTTTACCGTCAAGGATCTGGAAGGGGATTGGGACAAGGCACAGAAGAAACACTTCGCCCAGGGTGGGCTGTTCGACCAGATCTACCAACCGGGCCGCTGA
- a CDS encoding alpha/beta hydrolase — protein sequence MNKVLLVPGLHNSGPDHWQSRWHQQFPQWQRMLGLPWDKPDLTVWSAKLASKLRSRRSRVHLVAHSFGALTAIAAARLQPDKVSSILIVAPADPARFGIPDEVLAGSIKVSAQLIASRNDPWMSFERAEYWSRQWQVPLFDAGEVGHINAQSGHGEWSQGLNLLNTLHHRAEMVVDPVSTEWDRRAALSFR from the coding sequence ATGAACAAGGTCCTTCTGGTTCCCGGTCTGCACAACAGTGGGCCGGATCACTGGCAGAGTCGCTGGCACCAGCAATTTCCCCAGTGGCAGCGGATGCTGGGTCTGCCCTGGGACAAGCCGGACCTCACCGTCTGGAGTGCCAAGCTGGCGAGCAAGCTTAGAAGCCGCCGCAGCCGGGTCCACCTGGTGGCCCACTCCTTCGGCGCCCTGACGGCGATTGCCGCCGCCCGGCTGCAACCGGACAAGGTCTCTTCCATCCTGATAGTGGCTCCCGCTGATCCGGCCCGCTTCGGCATCCCGGACGAGGTGCTGGCGGGATCCATCAAGGTGTCCGCCCAGCTCATCGCCAGCCGCAACGATCCCTGGATGAGCTTCGAACGTGCCGAGTATTGGAGTCGTCAGTGGCAGGTGCCGCTGTTCGATGCCGGCGAGGTGGGCCACATCAATGCCCAGTCCGGTCATGGGGAGTGGAGTCAGGGGCTCAACCTGCTGAACACCCTTCATCACAGGGCCGAGATGGTGGTGGATCCCGTCTCGACCGAATGGGATAGGCGGGCGGCCCTCAGCTTCCGCTGA
- a CDS encoding sulfate/molybdate ABC transporter ATP-binding protein gives MSIQVQRLNKHFNQYAALADINLDFHDGELVALLGPSGCGKTTLLRIIAGLEQADSGNVIIRGEDASDLHVRERNVGFVFQHYALFRHMTVFENVAFGLRVKPRAERPAEEAIRARVKELLDLVQLSHVAGRYPTQLSGGQRQRVALARALAVQPKVLLLDEPFGALDAQVRKELRRWLRELHDELHVTSLFVTHDQEEALEVADRVVLMNAGRVEQIGTPAEVYDQPATAFVHSFLGSVNLFRGRVAGQGLGIGEQQLGGPISSQLAQGSAAIAYVRPHELEILPADAPGGISATITRLLPMGPRIRVELRGDGETRGAHYEAELSKEAARAFAPGQGVRLVARHAQLYPDYQI, from the coding sequence ATGAGCATTCAGGTTCAACGACTCAACAAGCATTTCAATCAGTACGCGGCCCTGGCCGACATCAACCTCGATTTTCACGACGGTGAACTGGTGGCGCTGCTCGGCCCCTCCGGCTGCGGCAAGACCACACTGCTGCGGATCATCGCCGGGTTGGAGCAGGCCGACAGCGGCAACGTCATCATCCGTGGCGAGGATGCCTCTGATCTCCACGTGCGCGAGCGCAACGTCGGTTTCGTGTTCCAGCACTACGCCCTGTTCAGGCACATGACGGTGTTCGAGAACGTGGCGTTTGGCCTGAGGGTCAAGCCGCGCGCCGAGCGACCGGCCGAGGAGGCCATCCGAGCCCGGGTCAAGGAGCTGCTGGATCTGGTGCAGCTCAGCCACGTGGCCGGACGCTATCCGACCCAGCTCTCCGGCGGTCAGCGCCAGCGGGTCGCCCTGGCGCGCGCCCTGGCGGTACAGCCCAAGGTGCTGCTGCTGGACGAGCCTTTCGGCGCCCTCGACGCCCAGGTGCGCAAGGAGCTGCGCCGCTGGCTGCGGGAGCTGCACGACGAGCTGCACGTCACCAGCCTGTTCGTGACCCACGATCAGGAGGAGGCGCTGGAGGTGGCGGATCGGGTGGTGCTGATGAACGCAGGGCGGGTCGAGCAGATCGGCACCCCGGCCGAGGTCTATGACCAGCCCGCCACCGCCTTCGTGCACAGCTTCCTCGGCAGCGTGAACCTGTTCCGTGGCCGGGTGGCCGGGCAGGGGCTCGGCATAGGTGAGCAGCAGCTGGGGGGCCCCATCAGCTCCCAGCTGGCACAGGGCAGTGCGGCCATTGCCTATGTGCGCCCCCACGAGCTGGAGATACTGCCGGCGGATGCACCGGGTGGCATCAGCGCCACCATCACCCGCTTGTTGCCCATGGGGCCGCGGATCCGGGTGGAGTTGCGCGGGGATGGCGAGACCAGGGGCGCTCACTACGAGGCCGAGCTGAGCAAGGAGGCCGCCCGTGCCTTCGCCCCCGGCCAGGGGGTGCGCCTGGTGGCCCGGCATGCGCAGCTCTATCCCGACTATCAGATTTGA
- the cysT gene encoding sulfate ABC transporter permease subunit CysT, translating into MRLSSYSVLPGLGPTLGFSLLYLSILVLLPLSALVLFAVNNLTAAEFWQVIGSPRVLASFRLSFGAAFIAALLNSLFGLILAWVLVRYSFPGRRLVDALIDLPFAMPTAVSGIALCAIFAPNGWIGQWVAPFGIELAYNPIGVVIALTFIGLPFVVRTLQPVLREAETEQEEAAASLGANRWQTFARVLWPTLIPALLTGFALAFARGVGEYGSVIFIAGNLPMVSEIAPLMIMSHLEEYDYAGASAIASVMLLISFVLLLIINKLQAWSWARIGGSRI; encoded by the coding sequence ATGCGATTAAGTTCTTATTCCGTCCTCCCTGGCCTGGGGCCGACCCTGGGCTTCAGCCTGCTCTACCTGAGCATACTGGTGCTGTTGCCACTCTCGGCGCTGGTGCTGTTCGCGGTAAACAACCTGACGGCCGCCGAGTTCTGGCAGGTGATAGGCTCCCCCCGGGTGCTCGCCTCCTTTCGCCTCAGCTTCGGGGCTGCCTTTATCGCCGCCCTGCTCAACAGCCTGTTCGGGCTGATCCTGGCCTGGGTGCTGGTTCGATACAGCTTCCCCGGTCGCCGGTTGGTGGATGCGCTGATCGACCTGCCGTTCGCCATGCCCACCGCCGTCTCCGGCATTGCCCTGTGTGCCATCTTCGCCCCCAACGGCTGGATAGGTCAGTGGGTTGCTCCCTTTGGTATAGAGCTCGCCTACAACCCCATAGGGGTGGTGATCGCCCTCACCTTCATCGGGCTGCCCTTCGTGGTGCGCACCCTGCAGCCCGTGCTGCGGGAGGCGGAGACCGAACAGGAAGAGGCCGCCGCCAGCCTGGGGGCCAATCGCTGGCAAACCTTCGCGCGAGTGTTGTGGCCTACCCTGATCCCGGCGCTGCTCACCGGCTTCGCCCTGGCCTTTGCCCGCGGGGTAGGGGAGTACGGCTCCGTCATCTTTATCGCCGGAAATTTGCCGATGGTTTCGGAAATCGCGCCGCTGATGATCATGAGTCATCTGGAGGAGTATGACTATGCCGGGGCCTCGGCTATCGCCTCCGTCATGCTGCTGATTTCGTTTGTCTTGCTGTTGATCATCAACAAGTTGCAGGCCTGGAGCTGGGCACGCATCGGAGGAAGCCGCATATGA
- the cysW gene encoding sulfate ABC transporter permease subunit CysW, whose translation MNASNASLDLALDGAPVTQVRQPAVTREPVWVKWLLISVGLGWFAALLLLPLATVFIQALSPGLAFFWHAISEPDALSALGLTALVTLCSVPLNLLFGLAAAWAIARFRFPGRQLLITIIDLPFSVSPVIAGLMFVLMFGSRGWFGDWLSEHDIKIIFATPGIILATTFITVPFVVRELLPQMEARGPEEEEAAIMLGASGLQMFWRVTLPGIRWSLMYGLLLCTARAVGEFGAVSVVSGHIRGQTNTLPLHIEILYNEYQTGAAFAVASLLALFGIFTLLGETLLARLRAQPTQSH comes from the coding sequence ATGAATGCATCCAACGCAAGCCTGGACCTGGCCCTCGATGGGGCCCCTGTCACTCAGGTGCGCCAGCCTGCCGTGACCCGTGAGCCCGTCTGGGTCAAGTGGCTGCTGATCAGCGTCGGACTCGGCTGGTTCGCCGCCCTGCTGCTGCTGCCGCTCGCGACCGTCTTTATCCAGGCACTGAGCCCGGGCCTCGCCTTCTTCTGGCATGCCATCAGCGAGCCGGATGCCCTGAGCGCCCTCGGCCTGACCGCCCTGGTGACCCTCTGCTCCGTGCCCCTCAATCTGCTGTTCGGGCTGGCCGCCGCCTGGGCCATAGCCCGCTTCCGTTTCCCGGGCCGACAACTGCTCATTACCATCATCGATCTGCCGTTCTCGGTGTCGCCCGTGATAGCGGGGCTGATGTTCGTGCTGATGTTCGGCAGCCGCGGCTGGTTCGGCGACTGGCTTAGCGAGCATGACATCAAGATCATCTTCGCCACTCCGGGGATCATATTGGCGACCACCTTTATCACTGTGCCCTTCGTGGTGCGCGAGCTGCTGCCCCAGATGGAGGCCCGTGGGCCGGAAGAGGAGGAAGCCGCCATCATGCTGGGGGCGAGCGGCCTGCAGATGTTCTGGCGGGTCACCCTGCCCGGCATCCGCTGGAGCCTGATGTATGGCCTGCTGCTCTGTACCGCCCGTGCTGTGGGGGAGTTCGGTGCCGTCTCCGTGGTCTCCGGCCATATTCGCGGCCAGACCAACACACTGCCGCTGCACATCGAGATCCTCTACAACGAGTACCAGACCGGCGCCGCCTTCGCGGTGGCGAGCCTGCTGGCCCTGTTCGGGATCTTCACCCTGCTGGGGGAGACCCTGCTGGCCCGGCTGCGCGCTCAGCCCACCCAGTCCCATTGA